A single region of the Pseudomonadota bacterium genome encodes:
- a CDS encoding RluA family pseudouridine synthase, with the protein MTEIERDRIQSSFFSRYWVWHVAAENQHAATCIEELARRLEHIDPGSWSERFALGGIYVAGAPAHPDTPILAPCKLEYYEPKFALSEAESFYPQFSPEMIVYMDEDLGIAYKPAGLPTMAARDQQRFNLAGYLRAHLARAVHTPSRLDTAVAGLLIFSLSDRMNRHLQKAYEKRSIEKYYLCEVGGVPAWQELDITHALGRDRRHAVLRRVVEEGGDLAHTKILLLKSYNHNLEGRALLQVKPLTGRTHQIRVHCAAEGLPIVGDPLYGGAQAQDLRLVSYALRFHHPYKQRKVEFELPLALRPEWLQDIEQRVGGVSIVYPTKEIR; encoded by the coding sequence ATGACTGAAATCGAGAGAGATCGTATACAATCGAGCTTCTTTAGTCGCTACTGGGTCTGGCATGTAGCAGCAGAGAATCAGCATGCAGCTACCTGTATTGAGGAGCTGGCTAGGCGACTTGAGCATATAGATCCAGGTAGTTGGAGCGAGCGCTTTGCGCTCGGTGGTATTTATGTGGCGGGAGCTCCTGCACACCCAGATACACCGATCTTGGCGCCGTGTAAGCTCGAATATTACGAGCCAAAATTCGCGCTCTCAGAGGCAGAGAGCTTCTATCCTCAGTTCTCACCCGAGATGATCGTCTATATGGATGAGGATCTTGGGATCGCATATAAGCCAGCGGGATTGCCCACGATGGCGGCGCGAGATCAGCAGCGCTTTAATCTAGCTGGCTACCTAAGAGCGCACCTTGCAAGAGCGGTTCACACACCTTCACGACTCGATACCGCTGTTGCCGGATTATTAATATTCTCGCTCTCAGATCGTATGAATCGCCACCTTCAAAAAGCGTACGAGAAACGCAGCATTGAAAAGTATTACCTCTGTGAGGTAGGGGGCGTTCCAGCTTGGCAGGAGCTCGACATTACGCATGCACTAGGCAGGGATAGGCGACATGCTGTGCTACGAAGGGTTGTTGAGGAGGGCGGGGATCTGGCGCATACCAAGATACTTCTGCTTAAGAGCTATAATCACAACCTAGAGGGCCGTGCGTTACTGCAGGTCAAGCCGTTAACCGGACGGACCCATCAGATCAGGGTACACTGTGCGGCCGAGGGGCTGCCGATCGTTGGAGATCCCCTATATGGAGGAGCGCAGGCGCAGGACTTGCGGCTTGTTTCATATGCGCTGCGATTCCATCACCCATACAAACAACGCAAGGTTGAATTTGAACTTCCGCTTGCGCTAAGGCCTGAGTGGCTACAAGATATTGAGCAGCGAGTCGGTGGAGTTTCCATCGTATATCCTACAAAAGAGATAAGATGA
- the fliJ gene encoding flagellar export protein FliJ produces the protein MRRFSFRLQRVLDIREQFRDELRQELVRKNHERDDELQVLARLEQESLKIKIEEGGTYSASELVMFGDYSVRLKQLMEQQQQRVAAAIKQVEEVKERYIEASKEAKALEMLRQKRREEYTEQQLKEDGRQLDELAIQRIGQGIGSRD, from the coding sequence ATGCGACGCTTTTCATTTAGGTTGCAGCGGGTGCTAGATATTAGGGAGCAGTTCCGTGACGAGTTGCGTCAAGAACTTGTCCGTAAAAATCATGAACGTGATGATGAGTTGCAGGTTTTAGCTAGGTTAGAGCAGGAATCCCTCAAAATAAAGATAGAAGAGGGTGGCACATATTCTGCTAGTGAGCTTGTGATGTTTGGTGACTACAGCGTCCGTCTTAAACAGCTTATGGAACAGCAGCAACAACGGGTTGCTGCTGCTATCAAGCAGGTTGAGGAGGTCAAGGAGCGTTACATTGAGGCCAGTAAGGAGGCTAAGGCGCTTGAGATGTTGCGCCAGAAGAGACGAGAGGAGTACACGGAGCAGCAGCTCAAAGAAGATGGCAGGCAACTTGATGAGCTTGCCATACAACGGATTGGCCAAGGGATTGGCAGCAGAGATTAA
- a CDS encoding FliI/YscN family ATPase, with translation MDTIFDRAGEIVQRSSLFELRGKVTDIRGLLIEGSGPQVPVGSHVTIKNGAQSVQAQVIGFRSNRVLLMPFGETQGIAPGFCITAVEGNCNVRVSNQLQGRVIDALGNPLDGRELPLMEQVVPLYRDPPNPVSRVRITEPLDLGIKAMNGLLTVGKGQRIGIMAGSGVGKSTLLGMVAQHSRSDVNVIALVGERGREVREFIERDLGPEGLARSVVIVATGNQSALLRIRAAFLATAIAEFFRDQGKNVNLMVDSVTRLAMAQREVGLAAGEPPSTRGYTPSVFAMLPKLLERAGTCEGAGSITGLYTVLVEGDDMNEPVADAVRGILDGHIVLSRRLAGRGHYPAIDVLQSISRVMSDIVDPEVSKMANEIREMIASYQDTEDLITIGAYKPGQNPKVDRAVQRIERVQEFLKQGTDVPVSLQQSWLAMGQILQG, from the coding sequence ATGGATACTATCTTTGATCGAGCAGGGGAGATAGTGCAGCGCTCCAGCCTATTTGAATTGCGGGGCAAGGTTACGGATATTCGAGGGTTGTTGATAGAGGGCTCCGGACCGCAGGTCCCAGTCGGTTCTCACGTTACTATCAAGAACGGTGCGCAGTCAGTGCAGGCCCAAGTGATCGGCTTTCGCAGTAATAGGGTGCTCCTTATGCCCTTTGGAGAGACGCAGGGCATAGCGCCAGGATTTTGTATTACCGCGGTTGAAGGAAATTGCAATGTGCGGGTATCGAATCAGCTACAGGGGCGTGTCATCGATGCTCTAGGAAATCCCCTTGATGGACGTGAACTCCCTCTGATGGAGCAGGTCGTTCCGCTTTATCGGGATCCACCTAATCCCGTGTCACGAGTACGTATTACGGAGCCCCTTGATCTCGGTATCAAGGCGATGAATGGATTGTTAACTGTAGGAAAGGGGCAACGTATCGGGATTATGGCGGGCTCGGGGGTTGGAAAATCCACCCTGCTGGGCATGGTGGCGCAACACTCAAGGAGTGATGTAAACGTGATTGCGCTTGTGGGAGAGCGAGGTCGAGAGGTGCGTGAATTTATTGAGCGTGACCTTGGGCCAGAGGGGCTAGCACGGTCGGTTGTGATAGTTGCTACCGGAAATCAATCAGCGCTGCTGCGTATTCGTGCGGCGTTTCTTGCCACAGCGATAGCCGAGTTCTTTAGGGACCAGGGAAAGAATGTTAACCTGATGGTAGACTCAGTTACCCGCCTGGCCATGGCGCAACGTGAAGTAGGACTCGCGGCAGGGGAGCCACCAAGCACGCGTGGCTACACCCCTTCGGTGTTTGCGATGTTACCAAAACTTCTTGAGCGTGCCGGAACGTGTGAAGGAGCTGGCAGTATTACCGGATTATACACCGTGCTCGTTGAGGGCGATGATATGAACGAGCCGGTAGCCGATGCCGTGCGGGGTATCCTGGATGGCCACATCGTTCTCAGTCGTCGATTAGCTGGGCGTGGACACTATCCAGCGATCGATGTGCTACAGAGTATCTCGCGCGTAATGAGTGATATCGTTGACCCCGAGGTCAGCAAAATGGCGAATGAGATACGTGAGATGATAGCTTCTTATCAGGATACAGAGGATCTGATCACTATCGGTGCCTATAAACCTGGGCAGAATCCGAAAGTTGATCGGGCTGTACAGCGCATCGAGCGGGTTCAGGAATTCCTTAAACAGGGAACAGATGTACCGGTATCTCTGCAACAGAGCTGGCTCGCAATGGGGCAGATCCTACAGGGATAA
- a CDS encoding FliH/SctL family protein, with amino-acid sequence MDIVSEATERGSNDEETISPYEPTPYVQTTWLVLNEEKLGSSGFAPLQAETLSTKQRLRDPMFEDYSGIMPANNGPEWGGVDAFQCQQQDVDAAARELELRVREEQLEEQRKQRELAEQAALIQGSYTRGLEEGRNSARTEAEENLKALEARLSTTLDDMRVQISESLTTTEQKAAELALLIARKLIGSVVESSSDYILPIVKEAIALSGSAQIKHIRVGTRDFEFLQNIKPAALGAESDAAWSFEADDSIHIGCVVVTTGGEVDLNLEQAWERIRAQILVTRGEG; translated from the coding sequence GTGGACATAGTATCTGAAGCTACAGAAAGAGGGTCGAACGATGAGGAAACGATATCACCGTACGAGCCCACGCCATATGTTCAAACAACTTGGCTCGTTTTGAATGAGGAGAAGCTAGGGAGTAGTGGGTTCGCCCCACTGCAGGCCGAGACCTTGAGTACCAAGCAGCGCTTACGCGATCCGATGTTTGAGGACTATAGCGGGATTATGCCCGCTAACAATGGCCCCGAATGGGGGGGTGTGGATGCGTTTCAATGTCAACAGCAGGATGTTGACGCGGCGGCACGAGAGCTAGAGTTGCGAGTAAGAGAGGAGCAGCTAGAGGAGCAGCGTAAACAGAGGGAGCTGGCAGAACAGGCAGCGCTGATTCAGGGGTCATATACGCGCGGATTGGAAGAGGGCAGGAACTCTGCACGTACTGAGGCAGAAGAAAACCTGAAGGCGCTTGAAGCAAGGCTAAGCACCACCCTTGATGATATGCGTGTGCAGATCTCAGAGAGCCTTACAACGACCGAGCAGAAGGCTGCTGAGTTGGCGCTATTAATAGCGCGCAAGCTAATCGGTTCTGTGGTTGAGAGCTCCTCTGATTATATCCTTCCGATTGTAAAGGAGGCGATAGCTCTTTCAGGTAGTGCGCAAATTAAGCATATTCGTGTTGGTACACGGGACTTCGAGTTTCTTCAAAATATAAAACCGGCTGCACTGGGCGCAGAAAGCGATGCAGCCTGGAGCTTTGAAGCCGACGATTCTATTCATATCGGTTGTGTGGTTGTTACGACAGGGGGCGAGGTAGATCTTAATCTTGAGCAGGCCTGGGAGCGGATCCGTGCTCAGATATTAGTAACTCGCGGAGAGGGGTAA